In a single window of the Cryptosporangium aurantiacum genome:
- a CDS encoding DUF5999 family protein, which yields MCPHQPQCPSYDAPDRDAATILAAHPVQGWSLLCNGVIVFEDTGELLPDGRCVDPCRPEPAHAAA from the coding sequence ATGTGCCCGCATCAGCCGCAGTGTCCTTCCTACGATGCCCCTGACCGGGACGCCGCGACGATCCTCGCAGCCCACCCCGTCCAGGGTTGGAGCCTGCTCTGCAACGGCGTGATCGTGTTCGAGGACACCGGTGAGCTCCTTCCGGACGGCCGCTGCGTCGACCCCTGCCGTCCAGAACCGGCTCACGCCGCCGCGTAG
- a CDS encoding chorismate-binding protein, with translation MESFPCPDDPEPGRTVGAAVLISAAAGAAMVGAPLGPATPAPEVPDVVLVFHEAVRLDDDAPPDVPRPADGWQVGPWVSSWRPGQHRAAVAAAREAIARGDVYQVNIVGHASAPYLGDPDAALAAVAGLPGAAWAGRIGGAGWAVASGSPECLVTVADGRVVTRPIKGTGPRTEAGRAALLASTKERAEHVMIVDLARNDLGRIATTGSVTVEELFAVRPWSGLWQAESTVTAQLRPGVGIAELLRALCPGASVTGAPKRAAIDVLSALEPVGRGPAMGALGYVSRAAIELGLTIRTVAAVSGGGDGGDAGNAGGRAAGPPGGGDAGNAGGRASGAPGGGDPTDAGTLHLWAGGGITWSSVPDDEVAEAAAKAAPLDAALRGVGQALEPASAGRRYRSS, from the coding sequence GTGGAATCTTTTCCCTGTCCGGACGACCCCGAGCCCGGCCGAACGGTGGGTGCGGCGGTCCTGATCTCGGCTGCGGCGGGCGCCGCGATGGTGGGTGCCCCGCTCGGTCCGGCCACTCCGGCGCCCGAGGTCCCGGACGTCGTCCTGGTATTTCACGAGGCCGTACGGCTCGACGACGACGCCCCGCCGGACGTGCCGCGCCCCGCGGACGGGTGGCAGGTCGGGCCGTGGGTGTCGTCCTGGCGACCGGGGCAGCACCGGGCCGCGGTGGCCGCCGCACGGGAGGCGATCGCCCGCGGCGACGTCTACCAGGTGAACATCGTCGGGCACGCGTCCGCGCCGTACCTCGGTGACCCGGACGCCGCGCTCGCCGCGGTCGCCGGGCTGCCCGGAGCGGCCTGGGCCGGCCGCATCGGCGGTGCCGGATGGGCGGTCGCCAGCGGGTCACCGGAGTGCCTGGTGACGGTCGCCGACGGGCGCGTGGTGACCCGGCCGATCAAGGGCACGGGTCCGCGGACGGAGGCCGGGCGGGCGGCACTGCTGGCGTCGACGAAGGAGCGTGCCGAGCACGTCATGATCGTCGATCTGGCCCGCAACGACCTGGGCCGGATCGCCACCACGGGCTCGGTGACCGTCGAGGAACTGTTCGCCGTGCGGCCGTGGAGCGGGCTGTGGCAGGCCGAGTCGACGGTGACCGCGCAGCTGCGCCCGGGCGTCGGGATCGCGGAGTTGCTGCGGGCGCTGTGTCCCGGCGCGTCGGTGACCGGGGCGCCGAAGCGGGCCGCGATCGACGTGCTGTCGGCGCTGGAGCCGGTGGGGCGAGGGCCGGCGATGGGGGCGCTGGGGTACGTGTCCCGCGCCGCGATCGAGCTGGGGCTCACGATCCGGACGGTGGCGGCCGTGTCCGGCGGCGGTGACGGCGGTGACGCGGGGAACGCGGGCGGAAGGGCCGCGGGCCCCCCGGGCGGCGGTGACGCGGGGAACGCGGGCGGAAGGGCCTCGGGTGCCCCCGGCGGCGGCGACCCGACGGACGCCGGGACGTTGCACCTGTGGGCCGGGGGCGGCATCACCTGGTCCAGCGTTCCGGACGACGAGGTGGCCGAGGCCGCGGCCAAGGCGGCACCGCTCGATGCGGCTCTCCGCGGAGTGGGCCAGGCGCTGGAGCCGGCCTCTGCCGGGCGTCGATATCGATCGTCGTAA
- a CDS encoding substrate-binding and VWA domain-containing protein, with translation MATGRHRRLQASRRKELEAEAAAQAPRRRTGPVAPWMVAAVVAVLVFSGVTAGYVVAARAGCDGTPTTLSVVTSPDQVDVVSKLASSWEDGKPSVDGRCARIQVTGEASRDVAAALSPDWEKTDDEVTRPDVWMPDSSSWILSAARRENAAPLVSGDRASVATSPVVMAVPRPMAEALGWPSKQISWSDFVGLHFRNQTWKNFGHPEWGDIKLGMSEPTTSTAGLLSLVPISDRNGDNKISLDEAKALLVFSRSVTDRQPDSSGWYTKLKNTANEDAAIRTISAFPSLEHDIATYNASTPRVKLVPVYPGEGTVFADYPYLPLNASWVDSFRQKVANGFLEYLQTGEAQQAYGDAGFRTPDRSTRYAANTLGELGFSDQIGAVAREVGSAATVDRTVVYWTALERTTTFLAVVDTSGSMVEKLGDKTRMQVVQEAAIKAISLFDDDSRVGLWQFSTNLVGSQDWRQVMPLTRAGSTDKATGRPFRELGIEKVLALQPGGNTGLYDTVLAAYQYMQKNWQPRQLNLVVVLTDGRNQDDNGISRSELLNRLRDTAQPDRPVQVITLGLGDSVDEKELSEISSATGGKSYKAKDADDLERLWLATILGESPPN, from the coding sequence ATGGCAACCGGGCGGCACCGACGCCTCCAGGCATCGCGCCGGAAGGAACTCGAGGCCGAGGCCGCCGCGCAGGCCCCTCGCCGTCGCACCGGCCCGGTGGCGCCGTGGATGGTGGCGGCCGTCGTCGCGGTACTGGTCTTCAGCGGCGTGACCGCGGGCTACGTGGTCGCGGCCCGCGCCGGCTGCGACGGCACCCCGACCACGCTCAGCGTCGTGACCTCGCCCGACCAGGTGGACGTCGTCAGCAAGCTGGCGAGCTCCTGGGAGGACGGCAAGCCGTCGGTCGACGGCCGGTGCGCGCGGATCCAGGTCACCGGCGAAGCGTCCCGGGACGTCGCCGCCGCGCTGAGCCCGGACTGGGAGAAGACCGACGACGAGGTCACCCGCCCGGACGTCTGGATGCCCGACTCGAGCAGCTGGATCCTCTCCGCCGCTCGCCGGGAGAACGCCGCGCCGCTCGTCTCCGGTGACCGCGCCAGCGTCGCCACCTCGCCGGTCGTCATGGCCGTGCCGCGGCCGATGGCCGAGGCGCTCGGCTGGCCCAGCAAGCAGATCTCCTGGTCGGACTTCGTCGGCCTGCACTTCCGCAACCAGACCTGGAAGAACTTCGGCCACCCCGAGTGGGGCGACATCAAGCTCGGCATGAGCGAGCCGACCACCTCGACGGCCGGTCTGCTCAGCCTGGTGCCGATCTCCGACCGCAACGGCGACAACAAGATCTCGCTCGACGAGGCGAAGGCGCTGCTGGTGTTCAGCCGCTCGGTGACCGACCGCCAGCCGGACAGCTCCGGCTGGTACACGAAGCTGAAGAACACCGCGAACGAGGACGCCGCGATCCGGACGATCAGCGCGTTCCCGTCGCTGGAGCACGACATCGCGACCTACAACGCGTCGACCCCGCGCGTGAAGCTGGTCCCGGTCTACCCCGGCGAGGGCACGGTCTTCGCGGACTACCCGTACCTCCCGCTGAACGCCAGCTGGGTCGACTCGTTCCGCCAGAAGGTCGCGAACGGCTTCCTGGAGTACCTGCAGACCGGCGAGGCCCAGCAGGCCTACGGCGACGCGGGCTTCCGCACCCCTGACCGGTCCACGCGCTACGCCGCGAACACGCTCGGCGAGCTCGGCTTCTCCGACCAGATCGGGGCGGTCGCCCGTGAGGTCGGGTCGGCGGCGACCGTCGATCGCACGGTCGTCTACTGGACCGCGCTGGAGCGCACCACGACGTTCCTCGCGGTTGTCGACACGTCCGGGTCGATGGTCGAGAAGCTCGGCGACAAGACCCGGATGCAAGTCGTCCAGGAGGCCGCGATCAAGGCGATCTCGCTGTTCGACGACGACTCGCGGGTCGGGCTCTGGCAGTTCTCCACGAACCTCGTGGGCAGCCAGGACTGGCGTCAGGTGATGCCGCTGACCCGCGCCGGATCGACCGACAAGGCCACCGGGCGGCCGTTCCGCGAGCTCGGCATCGAGAAGGTGCTGGCCCTGCAGCCCGGCGGCAACACCGGCCTCTACGACACGGTGCTGGCCGCCTACCAGTACATGCAGAAGAACTGGCAGCCCCGGCAGCTGAACCTCGTCGTCGTGCTCACCGACGGCCGGAACCAGGACGACAACGGGATCAGCCGCAGCGAGCTGCTCAACCGCTTACGCGACACCGCCCAGCCCGACCGGCCGGTCCAGGTGATCACGCTCGGCCTCGGCGACAGCGTCGACGAGAAGGAGCTGTCGGAGATCTCGTCCGCCACCGGCGGCAAGTCGTACAAGGCCAAGGACGCCGACGACCTCGAGCGTCTCTGGCTCGCCACGATCCTCGGTGAGTCGCCGCCGAACTAG
- a CDS encoding DUF6318 family protein, with product MIEERGGAMRAARVARAVVALSLGVAALVGCANSDSSSGSVIEPSSAPSSAKLTPPAPDAEAAAHDKAGAAAFTEYWFAVLSYGIQTGEVELLRKVSDPACTACTGAIGVIQENYNDGGSLQGGVYTVREANTIEDFAGEVMTVAVAYDRSPRYGTSPLGVPRGRLDGKSFADCDVRVLWTSSGWKVRGINASEQLI from the coding sequence GTGATCGAGGAACGGGGTGGTGCGATGCGTGCTGCCCGGGTAGCACGGGCCGTTGTCGCTCTGAGCCTCGGGGTGGCCGCGCTGGTGGGGTGTGCCAATTCCGATTCTTCGTCCGGTTCGGTGATCGAGCCGTCGTCTGCCCCGTCGAGCGCGAAGCTGACGCCGCCCGCCCCCGACGCCGAGGCTGCCGCCCACGACAAGGCGGGCGCGGCGGCGTTCACCGAGTACTGGTTCGCCGTGCTCAGCTACGGCATCCAGACCGGTGAGGTCGAGCTGCTGCGCAAGGTGTCCGACCCCGCGTGCACGGCGTGCACCGGAGCGATCGGCGTCATCCAGGAGAACTACAACGACGGTGGTTCGCTGCAGGGCGGCGTCTACACCGTGCGCGAGGCGAACACGATCGAGGACTTCGCCGGCGAGGTGATGACGGTCGCGGTCGCCTACGACCGGAGCCCGCGGTACGGCACCAGCCCGCTGGGGGTGCCCCGCGGCCGGCTCGACGGCAAGAGCTTCGCCGACTGCGACGTCCGGGTGCTGTGGACGTCGAGCGGATGGAAGGTCCGCGGGATCAACGCGTCCGAGCAGCTGATCTGA
- a CDS encoding OmpA family protein has translation MPAAPAAAAEAGLDTTLGRISLAVPGQQLTLLGTGFRAASPVEALLDPQTPAATQLGSALADAAGLISLPVTLPSDLAEGDHTIAASGVDAAGAAHRPELRVTTPPTTLTSSAPGTQSVLLPVPDGGWVTLLDENEEPVTQVSSKNQGKYSLDPASGRITFRPDTMFWGAVRPVHYQLTDAASQRVRGTYAPMVTARPLPMVRAAKRTLTDAAGTTAQVGCTAGPIAVSRCTVTLSAVVGNEYLELGTGTVEAATPAVGTRVVDVTLTRSGRRLAGRPGGITADIVARMWVPDTSEAVEATGSTQLTALTVTAPRPVRYPTGGLDVPESELPYLNALRSRMTDVKTVTCTGGTDDVGEADANRQIALDRARRVCEYLTANTTARPDVHSVGEDRPVAGNTTEEGRARNRRVEITFGYASEATA, from the coding sequence GTGCCGGCCGCCCCCGCCGCAGCGGCCGAGGCCGGGCTCGACACCACGCTCGGCCGGATCTCGCTCGCCGTCCCGGGCCAGCAACTCACGCTGCTCGGCACGGGGTTCCGCGCGGCGAGCCCGGTCGAGGCCCTGCTCGACCCGCAGACCCCGGCCGCGACCCAGCTCGGCAGCGCGCTCGCCGACGCGGCGGGCCTGATCAGCCTCCCGGTCACGCTGCCGAGCGACCTCGCGGAAGGCGACCACACGATCGCCGCGTCCGGCGTCGACGCCGCGGGCGCAGCCCACCGCCCTGAGCTCCGGGTCACGACCCCGCCCACCACGCTGACCAGCAGCGCCCCCGGCACCCAGTCGGTTCTGCTGCCGGTTCCCGACGGCGGCTGGGTGACGCTGCTGGACGAGAACGAGGAGCCGGTCACCCAGGTCAGCAGCAAGAACCAGGGCAAGTACTCGCTCGACCCGGCGAGCGGCCGGATCACGTTCCGCCCGGACACGATGTTCTGGGGAGCGGTGCGCCCGGTGCACTACCAGCTCACCGACGCAGCGTCGCAACGCGTCCGCGGCACGTACGCCCCGATGGTCACCGCCCGGCCGTTGCCGATGGTGCGGGCCGCGAAGCGCACGCTGACCGACGCCGCGGGCACCACCGCCCAGGTCGGCTGCACGGCGGGCCCGATCGCGGTCTCCCGCTGCACGGTGACGCTGAGCGCGGTCGTCGGCAACGAGTACCTCGAGCTCGGCACCGGCACCGTGGAGGCGGCGACCCCGGCGGTCGGCACCCGGGTCGTCGACGTGACGCTCACCCGGTCCGGACGCCGGCTCGCCGGGCGTCCGGGAGGGATCACCGCGGACATCGTGGCCCGGATGTGGGTACCGGATACGAGCGAGGCGGTCGAGGCCACCGGCAGCACCCAGCTCACCGCGCTGACCGTCACCGCTCCCCGCCCGGTCCGCTACCCGACCGGCGGGCTGGACGTCCCGGAGTCCGAGCTGCCGTACCTGAACGCGCTGCGCTCCCGGATGACCGACGTGAAGACCGTGACCTGCACCGGCGGCACCGACGACGTCGGCGAAGCGGACGCGAACCGGCAGATCGCTCTGGACCGGGCCCGCCGGGTCTGCGAGTACCTCACCGCGAACACGACCGCGCGGCCGGACGTGCACAGCGTCGGGGAGGACCGGCCGGTCGCCGGCAACACGACCGAGGAGGGGCGTGCCCGCAACCGCCGGGTCGAGATCACGTTCGGCTACGCGAGCGAGGCGACCGCGTGA
- a CDS encoding tyrosine-type recombinase/integrase: protein MSESLDALVAAAGVGRSPARLRQLRWVAGELSLFVAQYADAEPPVRRPRTLRDWLDPALIGPFLAAADAGTLRRRGEAGRPSGDATRSVRRSCLRILARQAGLEDPVPDEVPRPAPLTRVDPVPAGMALGHLATRADRTRSAGAVRAAAMAAVTRELGLRTGEMAALTLSDVDLAAGTLTWRPAAPRSGPSPEPCTAALTRTTLAALRDWLEVRPALVTMAPRSKALWVSIRGNHDGSGVRRPPGMPLRPNGIRRSHERAVQDCNVNLAGEPGYEPLPRVPGRLRPEEQE, encoded by the coding sequence ATGTCGGAGTCACTGGACGCCCTGGTCGCCGCCGCCGGGGTCGGGCGTAGCCCGGCTCGGCTGCGGCAGTTGCGCTGGGTCGCGGGCGAGTTGTCGCTGTTCGTGGCGCAGTACGCGGACGCGGAGCCGCCGGTGCGCCGCCCGCGGACGCTGCGGGACTGGCTGGATCCGGCGCTGATCGGTCCGTTCCTCGCCGCCGCCGACGCCGGGACGCTGCGGCGCCGGGGCGAGGCGGGGCGTCCGTCCGGTGACGCCACGCGCAGCGTCCGCCGCAGTTGCCTGCGGATCCTCGCGCGGCAGGCGGGGCTGGAAGACCCGGTGCCGGACGAGGTTCCCCGACCCGCGCCGCTGACCAGGGTGGATCCGGTCCCGGCCGGGATGGCGCTGGGGCACCTGGCGACCCGCGCCGACCGCACTCGTTCGGCCGGTGCGGTGCGGGCGGCCGCGATGGCTGCGGTGACCAGGGAGTTGGGGCTGCGCACCGGGGAGATGGCGGCGTTGACGCTCAGCGACGTCGATCTCGCCGCCGGGACGCTGACCTGGCGTCCGGCCGCGCCCCGGTCGGGGCCGTCGCCGGAGCCGTGCACCGCAGCGCTGACCCGGACGACGCTCGCGGCGCTGCGCGACTGGCTGGAGGTGCGTCCGGCGCTGGTGACGATGGCACCGCGGTCGAAGGCGCTGTGGGTGTCGATCCGCGGTAACCACGACGGATCCGGTGTCCGGCGTCCGCCGGGGATGCCGTTGCGGCCGAACGGGATCCGGCGCTCGCACGAGCGGGCGGTGCAGGATTGCAACGTGAACCTGGCGGGCGAACCCGGGTACGAGCCACTTCCCCGGGTGCCGGGCCGCCTCCGCCCGGAGGAGCAGGAGTAG
- a CDS encoding CBU_0592 family membrane protein, whose translation MSTLGAEIVGWAGAAALLAGYALLSLGRIPHSGRYQVLNLAGSAGLALNGVVHQAWPSAVLNLLWVGIGVVALGRLRRTRLREKSGH comes from the coding sequence GTGAGCACGCTCGGCGCGGAGATCGTCGGCTGGGCGGGGGCCGCCGCGTTACTGGCCGGCTATGCGCTGCTCTCACTCGGTCGGATCCCGCACAGCGGCCGCTACCAGGTGCTCAACCTGGCCGGCTCGGCCGGGTTGGCGCTCAACGGCGTCGTGCACCAGGCGTGGCCGTCGGCGGTGCTGAACCTGCTCTGGGTAGGGATCGGCGTGGTGGCGCTGGGGCGCCTCCGCCGCACCCGGCTTCGCGAGAAATCTGGCCACTGA
- a CDS encoding cyclase family protein, with the protein MTLIDLSHVITAGMTTYPGLPGPEITPHLTREASREVYAPGVEFAIDRITMVGNTGTYLDSPFHRYEGGTDLAGLPLTSVADLPTLVVRCSARAVDAVVLAAALADAPDPRGHAVLLHTGGDRHWGTPAYVDDAPYLSEDGATYLAEAGVALVGIDSVNIDQVTPEGYRPAHSILLAAEIPVLEHLTNLAAVPDTGGRLHAAPPPVRDFGTFPVRAYVVV; encoded by the coding sequence ATGACCTTGATCGACTTGAGCCACGTGATCACCGCCGGGATGACCACCTACCCCGGCCTGCCCGGCCCGGAGATCACCCCGCACCTGACCCGCGAAGCGTCCCGCGAGGTTTACGCGCCCGGCGTCGAGTTCGCGATCGACCGGATCACGATGGTCGGGAACACCGGCACGTACCTCGACTCGCCGTTCCACCGGTACGAGGGCGGCACCGACCTCGCCGGGCTGCCGCTCACGTCCGTCGCCGACCTGCCGACGCTGGTGGTCCGCTGCTCCGCCCGCGCGGTGGACGCCGTCGTGCTCGCCGCGGCACTCGCCGACGCCCCCGATCCGCGCGGCCACGCCGTGCTGCTGCACACCGGCGGCGACCGGCACTGGGGCACCCCCGCGTACGTGGACGACGCCCCGTACCTGTCCGAGGACGGCGCGACCTACCTCGCCGAGGCCGGGGTGGCGCTGGTCGGCATCGACAGCGTCAACATCGACCAGGTGACGCCGGAGGGGTACCGGCCCGCGCACTCGATCCTGCTGGCCGCCGAGATCCCGGTGCTGGAACACCTCACGAACCTCGCCGCGGTGCCGGACACGGGCGGACGGCTGCACGCCGCACCGCCGCCGGTCCGCGACTTCGGAACGTTCCCGGTCCGCGCCTACGTCGTGGTGTGA
- a CDS encoding LysR family transcriptional regulator has protein sequence MHLDPRRLAALRAVADAGGVLAAAKVLHLTPSAVSQHLARLEAETGVTLLDRSRADGRRAVGLTPAGRLLAEHAGRVAVVLAEAERDLAELTGQVTGRVVVAAFPTAMEHLVGPAAAAVHAGSPHVRVSVREFDPEPALAALRAGGVDLVITETYPDARPPGLGGTWLLDDGFRVVTPPDWGSGVEGALTRPWVSGSPGSAARVALDRLAARYDVVLRREHECLEFPAALALVSAGLAAAVVPGLAVPAELPAGVRVLEASALGARRIGVLHRAGRHEPNPAARQVLDAITARAARVTAGSGQRAR, from the coding sequence ATGCACCTCGATCCGCGGCGCCTCGCGGCCCTTCGGGCGGTCGCCGACGCGGGTGGCGTCCTCGCCGCGGCGAAGGTGTTGCACCTGACGCCGTCGGCGGTCTCCCAGCACCTCGCGCGGCTCGAGGCGGAGACCGGGGTGACGCTGCTGGACCGGTCCCGGGCCGACGGGCGCCGTGCGGTGGGGCTGACCCCGGCGGGCCGGCTGCTGGCCGAGCACGCGGGCCGGGTCGCGGTGGTGCTGGCCGAGGCCGAGCGTGATCTCGCGGAGCTGACCGGGCAGGTGACCGGCCGGGTGGTGGTCGCGGCGTTCCCGACCGCGATGGAGCACCTGGTGGGCCCGGCGGCGGCCGCCGTGCACGCCGGGTCACCGCACGTCCGGGTGTCGGTCCGTGAGTTCGACCCGGAGCCCGCGCTGGCCGCGTTGCGGGCGGGCGGCGTCGACCTGGTGATCACCGAGACCTATCCGGACGCCCGCCCGCCGGGCCTCGGTGGCACGTGGCTGCTGGACGACGGGTTCCGCGTCGTGACGCCGCCGGACTGGGGTTCCGGAGTGGAGGGTGCGCTGACGCGGCCGTGGGTGAGCGGATCGCCGGGTTCGGCGGCGCGGGTGGCGCTGGACCGGCTCGCCGCGCGGTACGACGTCGTGCTGCGGCGAGAGCACGAGTGCCTGGAGTTCCCGGCCGCGCTGGCGCTGGTGTCGGCGGGGCTCGCGGCGGCGGTGGTGCCCGGTCTGGCGGTGCCGGCGGAGCTCCCGGCCGGGGTGCGGGTGCTGGAGGCTTCGGCGCTGGGGGCGCGGCGGATCGGCGTCCTGCACCGTGCGGGACGTCACGAGCCGAACCCGGCCGCCCGCCAGGTCCTCGACGCGATCACGGCCCGTGCGGCCCGGGTGACGGCGGGCTCGGGTCAGAGGGCCCGGTAG
- a CDS encoding GNAT family N-acetyltransferase translates to MTDVRIRPLADHDIDAVVEFSLRAWEPVFASFRSVLGPTVFARTWPDWRSAQAEAVAEACRSPHAWVADLDGAPVGFVTLVFHGPGPSEPNAGELEMVAVDPAQQRRGIGAALVEFGVERLREAGVPLAIIATGGDPGHAPARRVYERAGFIGFPQMRYYRAL, encoded by the coding sequence ATGACGGACGTGCGCATCAGGCCGCTGGCGGACCACGACATCGACGCGGTGGTCGAGTTCTCGCTCCGGGCCTGGGAACCGGTCTTCGCCTCGTTCCGGAGCGTGCTCGGACCCACCGTCTTCGCGCGCACCTGGCCCGACTGGCGCAGCGCCCAGGCCGAGGCCGTCGCCGAGGCGTGCCGATCGCCGCACGCCTGGGTGGCCGACCTCGACGGGGCGCCGGTCGGGTTCGTCACGCTGGTGTTCCACGGTCCCGGCCCGAGCGAGCCGAACGCCGGGGAGCTCGAGATGGTCGCGGTGGACCCGGCCCAGCAGCGGCGGGGCATCGGCGCCGCGCTGGTGGAGTTCGGGGTCGAGCGCCTGCGGGAGGCGGGTGTGCCGCTCGCGATCATCGCGACCGGCGGCGATCCCGGCCACGCGCCGGCCCGGCGGGTCTACGAACGGGCGGGGTTTATCGGCTTTCCGCAGATGCGGTACTACCGGGCCCTCTGA